A stretch of the TM7 phylum sp. oral taxon 349 genome encodes the following:
- a CDS encoding replication-relaxation family protein: MGKQAHKQTNNKRLVLKKGQIAILEALYECRFCSCRLLADRLGITSGSSLHEKLNVLMKHGFVDRRYDKSFRLRGMPAAYYVTPKGLRQLQLIHGRERVTDAIVKAGYRDRVVSQAFVNHTVRVCAYINQLQHRYPLLEVLLRREMMLYSYVPANPPDAFLLLRVNDGIRQFFFDVVSKDMLPSTINRRIVGYMSFFDSGGWNEANSDMPKLLLLLEDTAMKRRLERIARAIRSRFDLDDEIEIYIAMAEDLLNGDTAIWLSIDETSEPDGSGGSGGSGELLSLEGIGGE; the protein is encoded by the coding sequence ATGGGTAAACAGGCACATAAGCAGACGAACAATAAACGTTTAGTACTTAAGAAAGGGCAGATAGCTATACTTGAGGCGTTGTATGAGTGTAGGTTTTGCAGTTGCAGGTTATTGGCAGATAGGCTTGGTATTACGTCGGGCTCAAGTTTGCATGAAAAGTTGAATGTACTAATGAAGCATGGGTTTGTAGATAGGCGGTATGATAAGAGCTTTAGATTGCGGGGTATGCCAGCAGCGTATTATGTAACGCCAAAAGGGCTTAGACAGCTGCAGCTAATTCATGGCAGAGAACGCGTTACCGACGCTATCGTTAAAGCGGGCTACCGGGATAGGGTTGTTAGCCAGGCGTTTGTTAATCATACGGTTAGAGTATGCGCATATATCAATCAATTGCAGCATAGGTATCCGCTATTAGAAGTATTGTTACGGCGCGAAATGATGCTCTATAGCTATGTTCCAGCTAATCCGCCTGATGCTTTCTTGTTGCTTAGAGTAAATGATGGGATACGGCAGTTTTTCTTTGATGTTGTATCTAAAGATATGCTACCTAGCACTATCAACCGCCGTATAGTAGGGTATATGAGCTTTTTTGATAGCGGAGGCTGGAATGAAGCAAACAGCGATATGCCAAAGCTTCTATTGCTACTTGAAGATACAGCCATGAAGAGGCGCCTAGAGCGTATTGCCCGCGCTATACGGAGCCGGTTTGACCTAGATGATGAAATAGAGATATACATTGCAATGGCTGAGGATTTACTAAATGGAGATACTGCTATTTGGTTGAGTATTGATGAGACTAGCGAGCCTGATGGTTCTGGCGGTTCTGGCGGTTCTGGCGAGCTTCTTTCTTTGGAGGGGATTGGAGGTGAGTGA
- a CDS encoding TrbC/VirB2 family protein gives MKKIYYFATGLIAIELPFLLPETAFAASSGIAQVENFFKNVSGTLASFVGSVGVIILIIGGYMYMTASGSPEKLDKAKNTMKWAAFGMVIVIGAIALANIIVSISKQSFGS, from the coding sequence ATGAAAAAGATATACTATTTTGCGACAGGACTTATCGCAATTGAGTTGCCCTTCTTGTTGCCTGAAACAGCATTCGCAGCATCTTCCGGAATTGCGCAAGTTGAAAACTTTTTTAAAAACGTATCCGGAACGCTCGCCAGCTTCGTCGGATCAGTCGGCGTTATCATTTTAATCATCGGCGGTTATATGTATATGACAGCTTCAGGCAGCCCCGAAAAACTTGACAAAGCAAAGAACACTATGAAATGGGCGGCATTCGGTATGGTGATCGTCATTGGCGCAATCGCACTCGCTAATATCATCGTATCAATCTCCAAGCAATCATTCGGAAGTTAA
- a CDS encoding helix-turn-helix transcriptional regulator, with amino-acid sequence MRTPEYIRLSLESDIVSLLAHKWTLPVVNALQNNILRYSAIEKALPSITQRALTLTLRRLERDGFIYRHVHPVIPPQVEYKLTPLGLDLLELSAAILEWADTHKQEIKRAQRLYDRRNKVNRKIR; translated from the coding sequence ATGCGCACACCCGAATATATAAGACTAAGCTTGGAAAGCGACATAGTAAGCCTTTTGGCTCATAAGTGGACGTTGCCGGTTGTGAATGCGCTTCAAAACAACATACTACGCTATAGCGCAATTGAAAAAGCATTACCTTCCATCACACAAAGAGCATTGACGTTAACATTGAGAAGGCTTGAGCGAGATGGCTTTATCTACCGCCATGTCCACCCAGTTATACCGCCACAAGTAGAATATAAGCTGACTCCGCTTGGACTTGATCTTTTAGAATTATCAGCGGCTATATTAGAATGGGCAGATACGCATAAGCAAGAAATTAAACGCGCACAAAGATTGTACGATCGTCGCAATAAGGTCAATCGCAAAATAAGATAA